From Eschrichtius robustus isolate mEscRob2 chromosome 7, mEscRob2.pri, whole genome shotgun sequence, a single genomic window includes:
- the ZP4 gene encoding zona pellucida sperm-binding protein 4, producing MWLLRSLWLWFPLSVALSGQREPETPGYPGGLRCGLRSFQFTINLLSQETATPPALVAWDNRGLPHRLQNDSECGTWVSEGPGSSLLVDVSYSGCYVTEWDSHYIMPVGVEGADAGGRRTVTETKLFRCPMDLPALDIPNGGLCDSVPVWDRLPCAPSPITQGDCKQLGCCYDSEEVNSCYYGNTVTARCTQDGHFSIAVSRNVTSPPLLLNSVHLAFRNDSECKPATATHTFVLFRFPFTACGTTKWITGNQAVYENELVATRDVRTWSRGSITRDSIFRLRISCSYSASSSALPVNVQVFTLPPPLPETQPGHLTLELQIAKDKHYSSYYTASDYPVVKLLRDPIYVEVSIQHRTDPSLELRLHQCWATPSTNALLQPQWPMLVNGCPYTGDNYQTKLIPVRRASDLAFPSHHQRFSISTFSFVDSAAKQALKGPVYLHCSASVCQPAGTPSCVTTCPARRRRSSDIHLQNSTASISSQGPMILLRATPDSSEKLRSPVDSQALWVAGLSGTLIIGALLVSYLAIRKRR from the exons ATGTGGCTGCTGCGATCCCTCTGGCTCTGGTTTCCACTGTCTGTTGCTCTGAGTGGCCAGCGTGAGCCCGAGACACCAGGTTATCCCGGTGGACTCCGCTGCGGGCTAAGGAGCTTTCAGTTCACCATTAACCTTCTCAGCCAGGAGACAGCAACCCCTCCTGCACTAGTAGCTTGGG aTAATCGCGGGCTGCCGCACAGGCTGCAGAATGACTCTGAGTGTGGCACCTGGGTGAGCGAGGGCCCTGGCAGCTCCCTGCTGGTGGACGTGTCCTACAGCGGCTGCTATGTCACTGAGTGG GACTCCCACTACATCATGCCGGTTGGAGTTGAAGGAGCAGATGCAGGTGGACGCAGGACGGTTACAGAGACAAAGCTGTTCAGGTGTCCCATGGATCTCCCAG CCCTAGACATCCCAAATGGTGGCCTCTGCGACTCTGTCCCAGTGTGGGACAGACTGCCATGTGCTCCTTCACCCATCACTCAAGGAGACTGCAAGCAGCTAGGCTGCTGCTACGATTCTGAAGAGGTCAATTCCTGTTACTACGGAAACACAG TGACCGCACGCTGTACCCAGGACGGCCACTTCTCCATCGCTGTGTCTCGGAATGTGACCTCGCCCCCACTGCTGCTGAATTCTGTGCACTTGGCCTTCAGGAATGACAGTGAATGTAAACCTGCGACGGCAACACACACCTTTGTCCTGTTCCGGTTTCCGTTTACTGCCTGTGGTACTACAAAATGG ATCACTGGAAACCAGGCAGTATATGAAAACGAGCTGGTTGCAACTCGGGATGTGAGAACTTGGAGCCGTGGTTCTATCACCCGAGACAGTATCTTCAG GCTTCGAATCAGTTGTAGCTACTCTGCAAGCAGCAGTGCTCTTCCAGTTAATGTCCAGGTTTTTACTCTCCCACCGCCCCTTCCTGAGACCCAGCCTGGACACCTCACTCTGGAACTTCAGATTGCCAAAG ACAAACACTATAGCTCCTACTACACTGCTAGTGACTACCCAGTGGTGAAGTTGCTTCGGGATCCCATCTACGTGGAAGTCTCTATCCAACACAGAACAGACCCCAGTCTAGAGCTGCGCCTACACCAGTGTTGGGCCACCCCCAGCACAAACGCCCTGCTCCAGCCCCAGTGGCCCATGCTGGTAAATGG ATGCCCCTACACTGGAGACAACTATCAGACCAAACTGATCCCCGTCCGGAGAGCCTCGGACCTGGCGTTTCCTTCTCACCACCAGCGCTTCAGCATTTCCACCTTCAGTTTCGTGGACTCAGCGGCAAAGCAGGCACTCAAGGGACCG GTGTATTTGCACTGCAGTGCATCGGTCTGCCAGCCTGCTGGGACACCATCCTGTGTGACAACCTGTCCTGCCAGAC gaagaagaagctCTGACATCCATCTTCAGAACAGCACTGCTAGCATTTCTAGCCAGGGCCCCATGATTTTACTCCGAGCCACTCCGGACTCTTCAGAAAAGCTCC GGTCTCCTGTAGACTCCCAAGCTCTGTGGGTGGCTGGCCTTTCTGGAACCTTAATCATTGGAGCCTTGTTAGTGTCCTACCTGGCCATCAGGAAACGGAGATGA